The following are encoded together in the Prionailurus viverrinus isolate Anna chromosome B3, UM_Priviv_1.0, whole genome shotgun sequence genome:
- the ISLR gene encoding immunoglobulin superfamily containing leucine-rich repeat protein yields MQELRLLCWAVLLGLAQACPEPCDCGEKYGFQIADCAYRDLEAVPPGFPANVTTLSLSANRLPSLPEGAFREVPLLQSLWLAHNEIRVVAAGALAPLGQLRSLDLSHNLISDFAWSDLHNLSALQLLKMDSNELTFIPRDAFRSLRALRSLQLNHNRLHALAEGTFAPLTALSHLQINDNPFDCTCGIVWFKTWALTTAVSIPEQDNITCTSPHVLKGTPLNRLLPLPCSAPSVQLTYQPSQDGAELRPGFVLALHCDVEGQPAPQLHWHIQTPGGTVEIASPNVGADGRALPGALAAAGRPRFQAFANGSLLIPDFGKLEEGTYSCLATNELGSAESSVNVALATPGEGGEDALGRRFHGKAAEGKGCYTVDNEVQPSGPEDNVVIIYLSRAGGPEAAAVGGGAPGKQPPGLFLLGQSLLLLFLTSF; encoded by the coding sequence ATGCAGGAGCTGCGTTTGCTCTGCTGGGCGGTCCTCCTGGGCCTAGCACAGGCCTGTCCTGAGCCCTGCGACTGCGGCGAGAAGTACGGCTTCCAGATCGCCGACTGCGCCTACCGCGACCTGGAGGCCGTGCCACCCGGCTTCCCTGCCAACGTGACCACGCTGAGCCTGTCGGCCAACCGGCTGCCAAGCTTGCCAGAGGGCGCCTTCCGGGAGGTGCCCCTGCTGCAGTCGCTGTGGCTGGCGCACAACGAGATCCGTGTGGTGGCCGCCGGTGCCCTCGCCCCTCTGGGCCAACTCAGGAGCCTGGACCTCAGCCACAACCTCATCTCCGACTTTGCCTGGAGCGACCTGCACAACCTCAGTGCCCTCCAGCTGCTCAAGATGGACAGCAACGAGCTGACCTTCATCCCCCGGGACGCCTTCCGCAGCCTTCGTGCCCTGCGCTCGCTGCAGCTCAACCACAACCGCCTGCACGCACTGGCCGAAGGCACCTTCGCGCCTCTCACCGCTCTGTCCCACCTGCAGATCAACGATAACCCCTTCGACTGCACCTGCGGCATCGTGTGGTTCAAGACGTGGGCCCTGACCACGGCCGTGTCCATCCCGGAGCAAGACAACATCACCTGCACTTCGCCCCACGTGCTCAAGGGCACGCCGCTGAACCGCCTGCTGCCGCTGCCTTGCTCGGCGCCCTCGGTGCAGCTCACCTACCAGCCCAGCCAGGACGGTGCCGAGCTGCGGCCGGGCTTCGTGCTGGCCCTCCACTGCGACGTGGAGGGGCAACCGGCCCCCCAGCTCCACTGGCACATCCAGACGCCCGGTGGCACCGTGGAGATCGCCAGCCCCAACGTGGGTGCCGACGGGCGTGCCCTGCCCGGGGCCCTGGCCGCCGCCGGCCGGCCTCGCTTCCAGGCCTTTGCCAACGGCAGCCTGCTCATCCCAGACTTCGGCAAGCTGGAGGAGGGCACCTACAGCTGCCTGGCCACCAACGAGCTAGGCAGTGCCGAGAGCTCAGTAAACGTGGCACTGGCCACACCGGGCGAGGGTGGGGAGGATGCGCTGGGGCGCAGGTTCCACGGCAAAGCGGCTGAGGGTAAGGGCTGCTACACGGTTGACAACGAGGTACAGCCCTCAGGGCCGGAGGACAACGTCGTCATCATCTACCTCAGCCGCGCGGGGGGCCCTGAGGCTGCAGCAGTGGGAGGAGGGGCCCCTGGGAAGCAGCCCCCCGGCCTGTTCCTACTAGGCCAgagcctcctccttctcttcctcacttccttctag